DNA sequence from the Thermoanaerobaculia bacterium genome:
TTCTGGAGGCTCTCGAGATTCTTCGGCAGCTGCGACCACCGCGAATCGACCACGAGGACGATCCCGTCGGCGCCGCGCAGGACCACGCGGCGGGTTTCGTTGTAAGGGCTCTGGCCCGGTACCGTCGCGACCTGAAAGCGGATCCGGTACCCCTTGAGGTCTCCGAGCTCGACCGGAAGGAGGTCGAAGAAGATCGTGCGGTCGGCGGTCGCCGCGAGCGTCAGGAGGTTTCCGACGGAGGAGGGCTCGAGGCGCCGATGGAGGAACTGGAGATTCGTGGTCTTTCCGCCGAAACCGGGACCGTAGTACACGATCTTCGCGGTCAGCTCTTTCGAGGCGGCGTTGTAGACGACCATGGACTTGGGGCGAATGATAACACCGCCTTTTTTTGGCTGGCGCGGCGATGCATCGAGCCGGACGGGCGCGTGCCGGGCCACGCCGCCCTCGCCGTACGCTTCCGGTACGACTCGGGACGCCGCGGCCGGCCCGCATCCCGTCGGGCTCGCGCCTCGCCGCGCCTCAATGTCGCATGACTGACGACCAGGCGGGCGATCCATGCCAGATTTCCGCAAGCGGCAGCCTCGTGTCGACGGTTTGGTAGGCTCCCCGCGTGGCCGACGTGACGACCCTCCGCGTGTGCGACGTGCCGATCGTCGGGCGGTCGGTCGCGGGCCAGGAGTCGTTCTACCGGCTTCCCACGCTCCGCTCGGCGCTCGAGATCGGACGGTGCCCGAACTCGCGCGTGGCCGTGCCGAACGTCTTCGTGACGCACGCGCACCTCGACCACGCGGCCGGAATCGCGTCCTACGCCTCGCAGCGCACGCTGCAAGGGCTCGAGGAGGGGAACGTGTACCTCCCGGCGGAAACGACGGAGGCGTTCGAGAAGATCCTCTCTCTTCACGTGAAGCTCGAAGGCTTCGAGGGATACTCGGCGCGGATCCACGGCGTCCATCCGGGCGACCGGATCTCGCTCCGCCACGACCTCGACGTGGACGTCATTGCCGGGAGCCACCGCGTGCCGTGCGCCGGATACGTGTTCTGCGAGCTGCGCCGGAAGCTCCGGCCGGATCTGGCGGGGAAGCCCGGGGAGGAGATCGCGCGCATGCGAGAGAGCGGCATCGAGGTCACGGAGGCGGTGCGGACGCCCC
Encoded proteins:
- a CDS encoding MBL fold metallo-hydrolase encodes the protein MADVTTLRVCDVPIVGRSVAGQESFYRLPTLRSALEIGRCPNSRVAVPNVFVTHAHLDHAAGIASYASQRTLQGLEEGNVYLPAETTEAFEKILSLHVKLEGFEGYSARIHGVHPGDRISLRHDLDVDVIAGSHRVPCAGYVFCELRRKLRPDLAGKPGEEIARMRESGIEVTEAVRTPLLCYPGDCDAGIFEAAPEIFRARILLLECTFIRPGEEEKAARYRHLHLSDIAARERDFENEAIVLTHFSAKYAREEIEERVRTLPAGLRERVHVFV